From the genome of Nasonia vitripennis strain AsymCx chromosome 1, Nvit_psr_1.1, whole genome shotgun sequence, one region includes:
- the LOC100115817 gene encoding heat shock protein 75 kDa, mitochondrial: protein MAASIRLQHALLLGKKSFSLSVTKINRTYNYSVLSRCRGNTSAWTLNQARFLSSQAAPESSTIADSTEDHNIIKDTEKKIGDTDKHEFQSETRMLLNIVAKSLYSDKEVFIRELISNASDALEKLRYLRLSENLSADQGADRNLEIHIATDKQNRTIVIQDTGVGMTKEELISNLGTIARSGSKAFLEELQEKKGAEEASKIIGQFGVGFYSAFMVADKVEVFTKSYKNNSEGLYWVSDGSGAYEIAKAEGVQPGTKIVIHLRSDCREFSDEDTVNGIIQKYSNFVGSPIFVNGKRVNTIEALWMLDPKEVTPEQHIQFYRFIANSYDEPKFTLHYTTDAPVSIRALLYFPEGKPGLFEMARDASIGVALYSRKVLIQNKAENILPKFLRFVKGVVDSEDIPLNLSRELLQNSALITKLRNVLTTRIIRFLQEQAKKRPEDYLKFYNEYNTFFKEGIITSTDDTGKEEISKLLRFESSMKNPGEVISLVDYCDGLAKDQKYIYYLAAPNRALAEQSPYFESFKKRKLEVLFCYEPYDELVLMHLKRFKSYDVISVEKEMHQNTEAIEKENTGIFNEEEVKDLISYVKRTLKNKAHDVKITNRLEFHPCVVTVQDMAAARHFIRTQSHQFNDEMRYSLLQPRLEINPHHPLIKKLIKLKTSDKEIADMLIEQLFMSSMVAAGLVEDSRGLLISMNQLLTLILEKTDDKKVDSSDK from the exons ATGGCAGCCTCAATAAGATTGCAGCATGCACTCCTATTgggaaaaaaatcattttcccTCTCAGTAACTAAAATAAATAGGACATACAATTACTCTGTATTATCCAGATGCCGAGGAAATACATCAG CATGGACACTCAATCAAGCAAGATTTCTGTCATCCCAAGCTGCTCCAGAAAGTTCTACCATTGCAGATTCTACAGAAGATcacaatataataaaagaCACAGAAAAGAAAATAG GTGACACTGACAAACATGAATTTCAATCTGAGACTCGAATGCTGTTAAATATTGTTGCCAAATCATTATATTCTGACAAAGAG GTGTTCATCAGAGAATTGATTTCAAATGCCAGTGATGCTTTAGAGAAGTTACGGTACTTGAGACTTTCTGAAAATCTATCCGCAGATCAAGGTGCAGATAGGAATCTGGAAATTCATATTGCCACTGATAAACAAAATCGTACTATTGTTATTCAAGATACCGGAGTTGGTATGACAAAGGAAGAGTTAATATCAAATTTAGGAACCATTGCTCGATCTGGTTCTAAA gCTTTCTTAGAGGAActtcaagaaaaaaaaggtgCAGAAGAAGCCTCTAAAATTATCGGCCAGTTTGGAGTAGGATTCTATAGTGCTTTTATGGTTGCTGATAAAGTTGAAGTTTTCACGaaatcatataaaaataattcagaagGACTTTACTGGGTATCTGATGG aTCAGGTGCTTACGAAATAGCAAAAGCAGAAGGCGTACAGCCTGGAACAAAAATCGTAATACATTTACGCAGCGATTGTCGGGAATTCAGTGATGAAGATACTGTAAATG gtaTCATACAAAAATACAGCAACTTTGTTGGCAGCCCTATATTTGTTAACGGAAAAAGAGTTAACACTATTGAG GCTTTATGGATGCTTGATCCTAAAGAAGTTACTCCAGAGCAACACATTCAGTTCTATCGTTTCATTGCCAACAGCTATGATGAGCCAAAATTTACACTACATTACACTACTGATGCTCCAGTGAGTATAAGAGCACTGTTGTACTTCCCAGAAGGTAAACCAGGTCTTTTTGAGATGGCAAGAGATGCATCAATCGGTGTTGCACTTTACAGTCGCAAAGTTTTAATCCAAAACAAAGCCGAAAATATCTTGCCTAAATTTCTTCGATTCGTAAAAGGCGTTGTTGACTCTGAAGATATTCCTTTGAACTTAAGCAGAGAACTGTTACAGAACAGTGCTTTGATTAC aAAATTGAGGAATGTTCTCACAACAAGAATTATTCGATTTTTGCAAGAGCAGGCGAAAAAGCGTCCTGAAGATTACCttaagttttataatgaatataaCACGTTCTTTAAAGAAGGCATCATTACCAGTACAGATGATACCGGAaag gAAGAAATTAGCAAACTGTTACGATTTGAATCTTCTATGAAAAATCCTGGTGAAGTAATTAGCCTTGTAGACTACTGTGATGGACTTGCAAAggatcaaaaatatatttattacttagCAGCTCCAAA TCGTGCTTTAGCAGAACAATCGCCTTACTTTGAATCATTTAAGAAACGGAAATTAGAAGTATTGTTCTGTTACGAACCATATGATGAACTCGTTTTAATGCACCTGAAACGATTTAAGTCTTATGATGTGATATCTGTCGAAAAGGAAATGCATCAAAATACTGAAGCtatcgaaaaagaaaatactg GTATTTTCAATGAAGAAGAAGTTAAAGATCTCATCAGTTACGTAAAAAggactttaaaaaataaagctcaCGATGTTAAAATAACTAATCGTTTAGAGTTTCACCCTTGCGTTGTGACAGTTCAAGATATGGCGGCAGCAAGGCATTTTATTCGTACTCAAAGCCATCAGTTTAATGATGAAATGCGTTATAGTCTACTTCAACCACGTTTGGAAATCAATCCGCATCATccgttaattaaaaaacttataaaactAAAAACGTCTGACAAAGAAATTGCTGATATGCTAATTGAACag ttgTTTATGAGCTCCATGGTTGCTGCTGGTCTCGTGGAAGATTCTAGAGGCTTATTGATATCTATGAATCAACTTTTGACTTTAATCCTTGAAAAAACAGACGATAAAAAGGTAGATAGCAGTGATAAGTAA
- the LOC100115773 gene encoding exosome complex component RRP43, whose translation MESQFKTIHPAKYLRDHFASNTRPDGREFISFRPVSVNIGSITQADSSAVFKIGNTSVVCGIKAELASPKAETPDCGFIIPNVDLSPLSSSKFRPGPPGEETQCATKLVERILVNSEAVDLKDLCIHKDKLVWVLYCDLICIDYDGSVIDACIGALVAAFKILTLPVVEYTIETGATKVDDKNRISVPLRQLPASTTFAIFDNQLLITDPTEDEEKLALSTLTIVFNEKSMCMVHKSGGIPMSQKLLSKCVSKAKSRGEQVRKLILTAASTVKSSVS comes from the exons ATGGAATCGCAATTTAA GACAATCCATCCAGCAAAGTATCTTCGAGATCATTTT GCCTCAAACACAAGGCCTGATGGCAGAGAGTTTATATCGTTTCGTCCAGTGAGTGTCAACATTGGATCAATCACTCAAGCTGATAGTTCAGCTGTTTTCAAAATAGGAAACACATCCGTAGTCTGTGGGATTAaagct GAACTAGCTTCTCCTAAAGCAGAAACACCTGattgtggctttattattccAAACGTTGATTTGTCGCCATTGTCATCATCAAAATTTAGGCCTGGACCTCCGGGTGAAGAGACACAATGCGCTACAAAACTTGTTGAGAGAATACTAGTGAACTCAGAGGCTGTCGACTTAAAAGATCTTTGTATACACAAGGACAAACTGGTCTGGGTTTTATATTGTGATCTTATTTGTATAGATTATGATGGTTCAGTAATTGATGCATGTATTGGAGCTTTGGTAGCAGCATTTAAGATTT TAACATTGCCTGTAGTGGAATACACTATTGAAACAGGGGCTACAAAAGTTGACGACAAAAACAGAATCAGTGTACCACTGAGACAACTACCTGCTAGTACTACCTTTGCTATCTTTGATAA TCAACTACTTATTACGGACCCAACTGAAGATGAAGAGAAGCTGGCTCTCAGCACATTGACCATagtatttaatgaaaaaagcATGTGCATGGTACATAAAAGTGGTGGAATCCCAATGTCACAAAAACTGTTAAGTAAATGTGTGTCTAAAGCCAAAAGTCGTGGAGAACAAGTAAGGAAACTTATATTAACAGCTGCTTCAACAGTTAAAAGTTCTGTTAGttaa
- the LOC116416432 gene encoding caltractin, which yields MLSKKVTSALLSRKKPFTKFELTEEQKVDIKEAFDLFDPDGTGKIATRELKVAIRALGFEPTREEIRKLVANVDPDGLGKVSFEEFLDIMSSKMAEKDSKEEVLKAFRLFDDDGTGKISFKNLKRVAKELGENLTDEELQEMIEEADRDGDGEISQEEFLRIMKKTCLY from the exons ATG TTGTCAAAGAAAGTGACGAGTGCACTACTATCTAGGAAGAAGCCGTTTACAAAATTTGAACTCACTGAAGAGCAGAAAGTAGATATTAAAGAAGCATTTGACCTTTTTGACCCAGATGGAACTGGAAAGATTGCTACAAGAGAATTAAAAGTTGCAATCAGAGCACTTGGTTTTGAGCCCACAAGAGAAGAAATAAGAAAGCTTGTTGCCAATGTAGATCCTGATGGTCTTGGAAAAGTTTCTTTTGAAGAATTTTTGGATATAATGTCAAGTAAAATGGCAGAAAAGGACTCTAAAGAAGAGGTGTTAAAGGCTTTTCGCTTATTCGACGATGATGGTACAGGAAAGATTTCTTTCAAGAATCTAAAGCGAGTTGCAAAGGAGCTTGGAGAGAATTTGACTGACGAAGAACTCCAGGAGATGATTGAGGAGGCAGACAGAGATGGAGATGGTGAAATTTCTCAGGAAGAATTCCTcagaattatgaaaaaaacttGTCTATACTAA
- the LOC100115734 gene encoding elongator complex protein 4, translated as MSSNVKIAKAQMPIIPGTKPATRNAQLLVSTGIPSLDHFIGGGLPIGSILLIEEDAYSTYAKVMYRYFIAEGIVNSHSLFVASQDLKPSHILGELPAVDEESIKKHDSFTTDEEMKIAWRYQNMKVFDSSPGDSSTFGHYYDLTKKMKKETLERVNMTTWDGENVKKQNGIFENDAYMDLLLNIEKTLTEGQFLIAQTATKRNLLRIAINSLGSRLWLGDSEEQTQSDLLKFLYMFRALLRESFAVAVLTVPVLNFDDYSTGIVQRIEHMTDVVISLESFAGSTKETNPIFKDYHGLLHIKKLPAFNTLVNQESLFSDLAFKLRRKKFLIEILHLPPELGETTQREQDDVGCSGAASSGRSKLDF; from the exons atgtcatcAAACGTGAAAATTGCAAAGGCTCAGATGCCCATAATTCCTGGAACTAAGCCAGCGACACGTAATGCTCAACTCCTGGTATCCACTGGCATTCCATCACTGGATCATTTTATTG GAGGTGGTTTGCCTATTGGGTCAATTCTTCTCATTG AGGAAGATGCATACAGTACCTATGCAAAAGTTATGTACAGATATTTCATAGCTGAGGGAATCGTCAACAGTCATTCACTATTTGTCGCTTCTCAAGATCTAAAACCATCTCACATTTTGGGAGAACTACCAGCAGTTGATGAAGAATCTATTAAGAAGCATGATTCTTTTACCACAGATGAAGAAATGAAAATCGCTTGGCGTTACCAGAATATGAAAGTGTTTGATTCATCTCCTGGAGATTCATCAACATTTGGACATTACTATGATCTaactaaaaaaatgaaaaaggaaaCTTTAGAGAGAGTAAACATGACAACGTGGGATGGAGAAAACGTGAAGAAACAAAATGGCATATTCGAAAATGATGCCTACATGGACCTTTTGCTAAATATAGAAAAGACTTTAACAGAAGGGCAGTTTCTGATTGCTCAAACAGCTACCAAAAGAAATCTGCTACGAATTGCAATCAATTCGTTAGGATCCAGATTATGGCTAGGGGACTCAGAAGAGCAGACACAGAGTGATTTATTGAAGTTTCTGTACATGTTTAGAGCTTTGTTGCGAGAATCCTTCGCTGTAGCAGTACTGACAGTTCCTGTCCTGAACTTTGATGATTACTCG ACTGGTATTGTGCAAAGGATAGAGCACATGACCGACGTAGTGATAAGCCTGGAATCTTTTGCGGGATCGACAAAAGAGACGAATCCCATTTTCAAAGATTACCACGGTCTGCTTCACATTAAGAAACTTCCTGCCTTCAACACGCTTGTCAATCAAGAATCACTTTTCTCCGATTTGGCTTTCAAGCTACGCCGAAAAAAGTTCCTTATCGAG ATACTTCATCTGCCACCCGAGCTCGGCGAGACTACCCAACGCGAACAGGACGACGTTGGCTGCTCTGGAGCTGCTTCAAGTGGCCGCAGCAAATTAGACTTTTAA
- the LOC100115687 gene encoding CD82 antigen — protein sequence MMQGKTRLGLSKAFMCCSNIIFLMSGFVLMSLGALLLADSDRVLLSRLLGSSDIHPEQPLFYYVSLLVVGIGFVIAITGILGCWASCLYNCCITVSYVSVIVLLLIGKCSLCVLVVFWPHLLGVDVRAPRLLRALQRSYALPGREQFTAAIDLAQTSFSCCGINSSSNYGTSWWRLQELGRRELVVPLSCCFLNNSFDPDGFLNPEPRNLTLCQSLNPVEHQHARHSSGCLEMIESWVQDQALIMLAIGLGVVLIELCALLSTLLACSRLKKQKHRKKKQAQTSTFTSTQTLSPFNENDHDYGMGCGNMEHRLSMSTGSTFAGKS from the exons ATGATGCAGGGCAAGACGAGACTGGGCCTTTCCAAGGCCTTCATGTGCTGCTccaacattatttttctt ATGTCGGGCTTCGTGCTGATGTCACTCGGCGCACTTTTGCTGGCCGACAGCGACAGGGTTTTGCTGTCGCGATTGCTAGGCTCGAGCGACATTCATCCAGAGCAGCCGCTTTTCTACTACGTATCTTTGCTCGTCGTAGGCATTGGATTCGTTATCGCCATCACAGGGATACTCGGATGCTGGGCCTCCTGTCTTTACAACTGCTGCATCACCGTTTCT TACGTGAGCGTGATCGTGTTGCTGCTGATCGGCAAGTGCTCGCTGTGTGTGCTCGTGGTATTCTGGCCGCACCTGCTGGGGGTCGACGTCAGGGCTCCTCGACTACTTCGGGCCCTGCAACGTAGCTACGCTTTGCCTGGACGGGAACAGTTCACCGCTGCCATTGATCTCGCCCAGACTTCT TTCTCCTGCTGCGGCATTaactccagcagtaattacGGAACATCATGGTGGCGGCTGCAGGAGTTGGGTAGGCGCGAGTTGGTCGTGCCGCTGAGCTGTTGTTTTCTCAACAATTCTTTTGATCCCGACGGCTTTCTCAATCCGGAACCGAGGAACCTCACCCTGTGCCAGTCGCTCAATCCTGTCGAGCATCAGCACGCACGGCACTCTTCC GGCTGCTTGGAAATGATCGAGAGTTGGGTACAAGACCAAGCACTGATTATGCTAGCGATAGGCCTGGGCGTCGTTCTGATAGAGCTTTGCGCTCTGCTGAGCACACTACTGGCCTGCTCGAGGCTCAAGAAACAGAAGCACAGGAAGAAGAAGCAGGCGCAGACGTCCACCTTCACCTCTACCCAGACTCTCAGCCCCTTCAACGAGAACGATCACGATTACG GAATGGGTTGCGGAAACATGGAGCACCGACTATCGATGTCAACCGGCAGCACGTTCGCCGGAAAGTCTTGA
- the Or296 gene encoding odorant receptor 296 isoform X1 produces the protein MLYVVETMREDWIRSTDEERAILRDKCLFAFKLAKFFAISVTITCSAFILMPMLELKFVENAKRMLPYRGYFFFNHTVPGVYEYVYLVNSMLGVLGCSTIACATSFSLITSIHGAAKFAIVQKDFERIDQVTWNNSEIVGRCVRRHQECIRFAETVENIINVLALAQFVISTGLICFAGFQMTTMLTDRARFTKYASFLNAAVTELFIFSYGGQSLKSESEEVAEGVYSSNWIGSALSSNLRLIVLRSRKPCTITAGKFYDMSFESFLKVLSSSFSYFTVLLAMEEE, from the exons ATGCTCTACGTCGTCGAGACCATGAGGGAGGATTGGATTCGCTCGACCGACGAGGAGAGAGCAATACTGCGGGACAAGTGCCTGTTTGCCTTCAAGCTAGCCAAATTCTTCGCTATCAGTGTCACTATCACCTGCTCAGCCTTCATTCTCATGCCGATGCTCGAG CTGAAATTCGTCGAGAACGCGAAGAGGATGCTACCCTACCGCGGttacttcttcttcaaccACACGGTGCCTGGGGTGTACGAGTATGTTTACTTGGTGAACTCGATGCTCGGCGTATTGGGATGTTCGACAATCGCTTGCGCCACGAGTTTCAGTCTCATTACGTCAATCCACGGAGCTGCTAAATTTGCCATTGTCCAGAAAGATTTTGAGAGGATCGACCAGGTCACTTGGAACAATAGCGAGATCGTCGGAAGGTGCGTTCGCCGACATCAGGAATGCATAAG ATTTGCAGAGACGGTGGAGAACATCATCAACGTGCTGGCGTTGGCACAGTTTGTCATAAGCACTGGCCTTATATGCTTCGCTGGATTCCAAATGACTACG ATGCTTACGGACAGAGCGCGATTTACTAAATACGCGTCGTTTCTCAACGCGGCGGTGACGGAGCTCTTCATATTCAGCTACGGCGGCCAGTCGTTAAAGTCCGAG AGCGAGGAAGTCGCGGAGGGCGTCTACAGCAGCAACTGGATCGGTAGCGCGTTAAGCTCGAATCTGAGATTGATCGTATTGAGATCCAGAAAACCGTGTACCATTACGGCGGGAAAATTTTACGACATGTCTTTCGAGTCGTTTTTGAAG GTGCTGAGTTCATCTTTTTCGTACTTTACGGTGCTCCTGGCTATGGAAGAAGAATAA
- the Or296 gene encoding odorant receptor 296 codes for MNVGEEYDKLALPMTLSSRVVGSWPSRAELEGQGGRSVLVHRLHRYLAIVSIYLMSMGVAAEVIVFFGEDMNETIECALISSAFFMALTRIITFASHQPEMLYVVETMREDWIRSTDEERAILRDKCLFAFKLAKFFAISVTITCSAFILMPMLELKFVENAKRMLPYRGYFFFNHTVPGVYEYVYLVNSMLGVLGCSTIACATSFSLITSIHGAAKFAIVQKDFERIDQVTWNNSEIVGRCVRRHQECIRFAETVENIINVLALAQFVISTGLICFAGFQMTTMLTDRARFTKYASFLNAAVTELFIFSYGGQSLKSESEEVAEGVYSSNWIGSALSSNLRLIVLRSRKPCTITAGKFYDMSFESFLKVLSSSFSYFTVLLAMEEE; via the exons ATGAACGTAGGCGAGGAGTACGACAAACTGGCTTTGCCGATGACGCTCTCCAGTCGAGTCGTCGGTAGCTGGCCAAGCCGCGCCGAGCTCGAGGGCCAGGGCGGTAGGAGCGTTCTGGTGCATCGCCTGCATCGTTATCTGGCCATTGTCTCTATATATCTGATGTCGATGGGCGTAGCCGCCGAAGTTATCGTCTTCTTCGGCGAAGACATGAACGAGACTATCGAGTGCGCGTTGATCAGCTCAGCCTTCTTCATGGCACTCACGCGAATTATAACTTTCGCCAGCCATCAGCCGGAGATGCTCTACGTCGTCGAGACCATGAGGGAGGATTGGATTCGCTCGACCGACGAGGAGAGAGCAATACTGCGGGACAAGTGCCTGTTTGCCTTCAAGCTAGCCAAATTCTTCGCTATCAGTGTCACTATCACCTGCTCAGCCTTCATTCTCATGCCGATGCTCGAG CTGAAATTCGTCGAGAACGCGAAGAGGATGCTACCCTACCGCGGttacttcttcttcaaccACACGGTGCCTGGGGTGTACGAGTATGTTTACTTGGTGAACTCGATGCTCGGCGTATTGGGATGTTCGACAATCGCTTGCGCCACGAGTTTCAGTCTCATTACGTCAATCCACGGAGCTGCTAAATTTGCCATTGTCCAGAAAGATTTTGAGAGGATCGACCAGGTCACTTGGAACAATAGCGAGATCGTCGGAAGGTGCGTTCGCCGACATCAGGAATGCATAAG ATTTGCAGAGACGGTGGAGAACATCATCAACGTGCTGGCGTTGGCACAGTTTGTCATAAGCACTGGCCTTATATGCTTCGCTGGATTCCAAATGACTACG ATGCTTACGGACAGAGCGCGATTTACTAAATACGCGTCGTTTCTCAACGCGGCGGTGACGGAGCTCTTCATATTCAGCTACGGCGGCCAGTCGTTAAAGTCCGAG AGCGAGGAAGTCGCGGAGGGCGTCTACAGCAGCAACTGGATCGGTAGCGCGTTAAGCTCGAATCTGAGATTGATCGTATTGAGATCCAGAAAACCGTGTACCATTACGGCGGGAAAATTTTACGACATGTCTTTCGAGTCGTTTTTGAAG GTGCTGAGTTCATCTTTTTCGTACTTTACGGTGCTCCTGGCTATGGAAGAAGAATAA